The nucleotide sequence acatttacagttaatacatcAACAGAATAGAACCATGAAACTTTTGTGTTCATCTAATGTCATGATCATCAAAATGTTAAGACACTTTtgagtcaaataaaataacagattatgaaaaaatgttcatttaacatttacatttagtcatttggcagacgcttttatccaaagcgacttacagtgcacttattacagggacaatccccctggagcaacatggagtaaagtgtcttgctcaaggacacactggtggtggctgctgggatcgaaccagcaacctttttttgatttaccagttcagtggttcagttgtttaacccactagaccaccatctccacatgatcatttggtttataaaaaaaatatatatatgtttctACACTATACATACAGTAGAATTCAGGATTTTCCtaattgtatttatgtatttttatttatattccctTTGTTTATCAGTATTTGCACCTGTATAcatgaagaaacacaaatcCAGACTAAAAGAGCAATTCcagagaatgaatgaaggaatcTCAGCTCAAGGAAGCTCAACACTTGTGAATGAGATCTACACAGAGCTGTACATCACAGAGGGAGGGAGTGAAGACATCAATAATgaacatgaggtgagacagattgagacaGCATCCAGAAGATCAGagacacaagaaacacaaatcaaatgtaatgacatctttaaagtctcacctcaacaaaacaaacccatcagaagtgTGCTGACTAAAGGAGTcgctggaattggaaaaacagtctctgtgcagaagttcattctggactggactgaagaaaaaacaaatcaagatcTTCACTTGATATTTCCACTTCCTTTCAGAGAACTGAATCTgatcaaacagaaaaatatcagtctgatGGATCTTCTTCATCAGTTCATCACAGATACAAAAGAACTGAGATCAACAGACTTTGATGAttataaagttgtgtttatctttgatggtctggatgAGTGTCGTCTTCCTCTAGATTTCTCAAAGAATCCGAGTTTGTTTGATGTCAGAGAATCAGCGTCAGTGGATGTGCTGCTGACAAACCTCATCAAGGGGAATCTGCTTCCTTCTGCTCTGATCTGGATCACCTCTcgaccagcagcagccaatcagattcctcCTGAGTGTGTTGATCTGATCACAGATGTACGAGGATTCAATGACCCTCAGAAGGACGAGTatttcaggaagagaatcaATGATGAGAATCTGGCCAACagaatcatcacacacatgaaatcatccagaagtctgtacatcatgtgtcacatcccagtcttctgctggatttcagccactgttCTCCAGAGAATGTTGAGTGAAGCAGAGAGTCAAGCACAGATCCCCAAGACTCTCACTCAAATGTTCACACACTTCCTGATGTTTCAGATCAAACTGAAGAGTCAGAAGTATGATGGGAAATGTGAGGTAGATCTTCAGCAGGCTAGAAAGAGTCTTGAGTCACTGGGAAAACTGGCTTTTCAACAGCTGGAGAAAGGGAACCTGATCTTCTATGAGGAGGATCTGAGAGAGTGTGACATTGATGTCAGAGAAGCGTCAGTGTACTCAGGAGTTTGTACTCAGATCTTCAGAGAAGATTTTGGACTGAACCTGGGGAAGGTTTTCAGCTTTGTGCATCTGAGCATTCAGGAGTTTCTCGCTGCTTTATTCAAGTTCTTATTTTCGATTCAAGATAAAGAAAACAAGTCAAGCGTTAGTGATTTACTGAAGAGTGAAGTGGACAAGACCTTACAGAGTGAGAATGGACACCTGGATCTTTATCTCAGATTTCTTCTGGGTCTTTCAGTGGAGTCCAATCAGACAATCTTACGAGATCTGATGACACAGACAGGAAGAAGCTCTGACAGTAAACAGGATATAGTCGAGTACATtaagatgaagatcagagaGAATCTCTCTCCAGAGaaatccatcaatctgtttcactgtctgaatgaactcaATGATCATTCTCTAGAGCAGGAAGTACAAACATATGTGAACAGAGGAGATGAGTCTAGTCTTACTGGAGTCCGTCTCTCTCCTGCTCAGTGGTCAGCTCTGGTGTTTGTGTTACTGAACTCAGAAGAGAAGCTGGATGAGTTTAATCTGAGGAAATATGATCCATCAGATAAATGTCTTCTGAGGCTTCTGCCAGTGATCAAAGCATCCAGAACAGCTGAGTGAGTCATTTAACTGCATTTCACCTGAACATTTAACAGTCATATTACTGTAACAGTGATCAGTTAATGTTGTGTACATGATCAgagacatcatttaaaaaatgaaggaatTGTTCACTGCATCTATAGAGTGAGAGTGAGTTGTGCTCTGGCGTTTTActtatttgtttatcttttatttatttataattttctgTCAGGGTTCAGTTCTTGCAGTAATTTTCTATCATGTGCAGATGTTGCTTGAGATCTTGTACAAACATTATCTCttgatgcatttacatttacatttaggcatttggcagacgcttaagcgatttacattgctttatcctatacattttacaaaggtatttgcaatcccctgggatcgaacccacaaccttgcatttttaacgcaatgctcttaccactgagctacaggaaagctatttatATCATgactgttgtgtttttatttctctttcagtCTGAGTGACTgtaatctgacagagaaaagttgttcatcactggcgtcagttctcagatcaaactcctcaagtctgacagaactgaacctgagtaacaataaactgaaggattcaggagtgaagctgctctctgatggactgaagaatacaaactgtaaactgaagacactaaagtaagaaatatttaaaccaataatgttaaatgtttatgtttgtattgtgtAAATGGATGAAAAGTTCATGTGAATCATCTTCATATAATGTTCTTGATCATAGAGACTCAACAGTGACTGTCAGTCAATGACTCTCTGATGATTCAGATTATTCTGATCATTTTATATTGAGAAATAACCGCAAGACACTCTaaccaaacacacatctgaTGTAAATACAGAATTTATCCATGagactatttttttattacagcctataaaatacaagtaaaaaaaataacaatccTATATATTATCGTTAAAATGACATTGAGTTCTCTAATTacattttcttctctcttcagtctgtctggttgcagtattggatctgaaggttgtgttgctctgacttcagctctgagatcaaacccctcacatctgACACAACTGGATCTGAGTAGAAATAATCcagaagattcaggagtgaagctgctctctgatctactgaaggatccacactGTCAACTACAGACACTACTGTGAGTTACTGtttaaaccattttatttttaaaacaattgcaACTGTGTAAATAGTTGAGAAATCTTTAATATTAAACTCAACAATGTGTCAGACAAACTTTTAAGTTTAATAAACTTTTggacatacacatacacacacacaccgtttTAAATTAATCCATCTTTTACATGAATGTGTATAGCTACATTTCTGAGTTTACACAAATAAATCCACCCAACCttactttcttttgcaaaacactaaAAGCCGCTGGTAGTTAtatacttctattgtatggatacaagattctttaaaatatcttcttttgtgttctgccgaagaaagttATAGAGGTTTGGATTGACACAAGGTGTAaatcatgaaagaattttcatttttggggacCACTTGttataaatctgtatacatttctttgttgtgctgaacataaataaacacaagagTTTGTAACTAATCTGTTTTGGGCGATGATTGACTCTCATAgtagtgtttttcatttttggtgaaatatTCGTTTAAGtctccagtcaacaaaataatctttattcTGACATTTTGAGGACTTTTATTCAGTGAAAAAAATCCTATTAAAAGTTACTTTATTACCTTTGTTGGGAGACATTTTGAAGTATATGTTTTACAGTGGGATCACTTTTGTTTTCAAGTGACTgttatacaaatgttttgtacTCACACTTGTGTTAATGTTGGTGTGGTAgcttttcttttattgtgttcTCTCTTGGGTTCATTTAATATCATTCTGACATGATGTTGATAATGACTGAGATGAGTGTATATTAATATCATatctgatgtttctcctcaaTGTTTTACAATCACATGCAGAGTGAAAGGATTCACTTCATTCAGTAAAGATCATCTATGCCTTTTTCTCTTTGAAGACTGTGACATCAACTGTGTGTGAAGCGCTAAAAGTGTAGagttatgtttaatgtaaatatagtattttattgtaatttgtatTACATTCTGTATCATCCTGTAGTCTCTGAGCTCCTAAAGTCTGATGTGTGTCTggtcacaatacaatacatgGTCAATGGTCACCTAGATTggctttaaattaatttattgaaacgttttgttgttattgttagtGTATATAAAAGTAGACCCTTTACACTTTCCAATGATGCCTTTGTACAAAGTCATTTAATTGCTTTAAGGATTCGTGTGATTTATTGTTACTAGGAGAAACTGAATGTCTGATTTGCTAAGAAACTGTATTGAATAGCACAGTGCTGTAAATCATGTGTTcagtaaacattttgtcagcCAGACCGGTCATAAATAAGTGATAATGCTGTGAACTTAAGGATTGTAATGCTTCGCCTCAGGTGGTTCTTTGCCTCCACATCGTGCCTTAAGATCATTATACCATGATCATTTACCAAGTTCAAAACAAGTTAAAGTTGTTATTGATGTTTTCCCGGTGGGCGGCTTTTAAATGTGGGACAGAAAGCGAGCGGACGGAACTGACGGAGGGCTGCTCTTGCTGAAGAAGTCCAGGGCTGCTGCTTTTAGTCTTAGCCCAGACTTGTGAGGCAACGCTGACAACAAGAAGTTTCTGTGAACACAATGTCTGATCTGTGCATGTGCATCTGTGTGATATGATAACAGAGGGAGCGCAGTCATTATGAACAATGATCAAACTGACTAAAACTACATGTGCATCAAACAAGTTTTATATATGTGGCTTCAAACCAATCAGAATTGAGTATTCAGACAGACCATGgtattataatatattgattcaattttaaatgacaCCCCCACCCACCCCTAAATATAATGAAATTGAATCAAAGGTATGTGTCAcagttgtgttatgttttgtttgtttttttcctctcgtggttaatttcattattagttcataAGTTTTCACCCGTGTCTCATTATTTGTTTATCCCCAGTTCTTGTTCAACCAGGTTCCCTGGTTGCCTTTTTGTTTAAGATTGAAGTACCTATTTTGGAATACCCTTTGTTTGGATGATCTTGTCTACCAGCACCCGTGAAAGGCTTGCTactgtcttgcttcttgtagttcaatactagtactagcacaatatttactgctggtgatttgtacatcCATGCAAGTCTATtatgcagttcactatttgatgcaagattaaaagcaaccataaaaaaaattgttgtctcaatgtatttttattttaaaatttgacaaaatgtaaaattatcttaacaaaattattattattaattataaatgaaagatttaaaaaaagaaaaacgaacaaaCTTAAAAGTAACATCctcctctcaaaacaatgaaaacaacagttttttatACTTCGCTGCACATAtatgccaacaagaaaataaagtggccatgtaaaatggaatttccacaccagggttattacggtaaatggtgattaaatgtggGCTAACACTAGACATTTGTttccctgtagctcagtggtaagagcattgcgttaacaaggttgtgggttcgaatccaggggattgcacatacctaagtataaatgtatatgttaatgcaatgtaagtcgctttgaataaaagcgtctgcaaaatgcataaatgtcaatgttttgCTAGCTAGCTTATTTCACTATGGACATTAAGCCAACAGGTTAATATCACTCACAGACTCTAGGCCACCTAGAGTTTATCCACAACTctgataaaaaaacacctgaacaatctaatcagcgtctttacaatagatgcgttcaacttgtagcggcgctgcgcaaatctatcatcgtatgacatttaaataccgcaaaagagattcaagtgcagattccGCGGTACGCaattgaatcgctctcgcggtactttaatgcgatataacaaacaatctgcgcagcacaagattaagttgaacgcgtctgttgatgatgtcactgattcgcctcttcaggtgttttatcacaGTTGGTGCTgaactcggcaggaaagtggatctcgcgggacagagttgagaaccactgctataggCTACACACCTTTCCcggtgaaaaactgggttacagtgtgacaccctttcctttgtctttaCTCTCTCTATTTCCTCTCTATCcttttttgaaaaacagatatttattaggGAACATTGTCGTCACTGTAGTTCTGGCgcatctactgactgcaactaAACACCGTGACTGAGagcaggaccaaaccatttcattcagATACAGGGGGGTGATCGGTCAATGTGGATTTTTACTTTTTGGACGATGGGaatttttaactttttcctCCAATAACAAAGagattattaattgtattattatataaatatatataataaatgatgatggtttgataattttatattagtttttacctaTTTCTGGGGCCCCTGTCAATCATGACcccttggaattgtcctaactttCCCCCCTATACGGAGCCCCTGCTCTCAGGTGATGAACCAGCTGGAGAGAGGTTCGGTCCTGCTGTCAGTAGAGTCTGCAGACGATGCACTCTCAGCTGCACATGCGCACTCGGACACACTGCCACACAAATGCGTGTTGAaggttcacacacacaggctacttgtaaatctttttattcattttgtacaAGTTGTAGTAAAAGTGTGATTTTTAGtgattatataaatgttattgaaaaCAATCCGGATTTCCGATACATCTCGCAGGCACATCGACGTTGTTAACgtctaaattaatttattttagacGGTTAAAATATTTAGTGTTTGAATGGCTCTTTGTtttgtgctgttgttttgaaaagtaacagggaacaaacaaacaaacaaccgAAACAaagtaagaaaaatatatacaacaaTAACTCCAATCATGTTGCCATAAAGGACCATGTTTAACATTTGAATCATACCAAAATACCCATTATGCCACCATCATTTCtggtaaagaaaacaaaaagtaaacgGCAATCATGCATTACCTGCAAAAGAAGAAACACAATGTATAATCGCCACATAAaaagttactgtaattaaaaacatttacaatcagatataaaacaaattaaaatatgaaacgtTTAAACTCAATCCAAGAATTTAGTATGGATTAATACCTGCATTTACATGCTTAATTCTCTGAGACACCCAAAACATGTTGATCCAAACAGGCACTAAAACACAAGGcagatataaatattaaaacaaagcaaactCGCAATAGCAAAAAGGATTTGACTAAAATTACCATTGATGCTCTAAAATAGATCTGCTTTATTGTTTGAagcaacaaacaacattttctgacGGGGCACTCACCAATTCAGTTCTGTTAATCAATGGTCTTATCAGCTCATATACAGCCTTAAGTTCCCACACCACATGGTGCTTCAAAGAAATtggactttaaataaaattggaCTTCCTTTTATAACCTGTGGGATTTGTAGTCCATCTCATTTGTAGTCCCTATATCTTCTAGCCCATTACatatacaataacaataaagtcAATAACCAAGTAAACAAtatgttgtgatgtttttttgagGTGCAGAAGTCAGAGCTAAGACTGAGCTGTCTCTTAAGTGTTATCTACTTAACGCTCTTGTTATGTAACGTGGCAACACTCCTTTGGAAGGATTTCTGAGCTTTCTGTGACTGTTGTGACAGCCTTTTACCCACAACATTCTTACAGAAACTTTACTTTTAacaattaacagaaatgtcctCTATAATAGTGACAATTTCAAAACAGAAGTGTGGAGCATCAAATACAAGTCACTCGAGATAATGCCGCACTCAAAGGACACgtcaagaaaaataaaaaaactctaacttagctctgtatactgtgttaggttatatgagtaaagtcttctttttttgatttcacttatgctttttgttgtccttatgctgtcccaattgctccCATTGCTTACTCCacctgtaagtcactttggataaaggcttctgctaaatgactaaatgtaaatatttgattgttttacacttttttttcaaaatcctTAAATATGTTTCCAGGTTTTTGACCCTCATTGTACCTTATGACtaatcatttctgatttctatatcttttctaaaatatctaataatataaaataaaaaagcatgcttagataaactaaaatTGGCTCTGTAAACTGttgtaggctttgtgagagatgtttttattgctcttatgctttttgttgtcctaatgtttgacccaattgcttccattgtttacccaacttgtaagtcgctttggaataaagcgtctgctaaatgactaaatgtaaatgtaaatgtaagaaaaaggTGGAAAGCCTTTTGTGGTGCTTGCTCCAACCAGATGAGCAGAAAGACACATTACTCTTTAAGTTGAAAGGTGTCATCAGGACTGAGCGCTTGTGACAGACACATAGTAGTTTGCTGGTGTTTGTGCTGCTGTACCGAGTACTAGAGCAAACCCCTGGTGTAACATCATCGACACAACgcctccatcagggaacagaggttacatACTTAACTTGgactttgtttttattgtcagaaataatattgtgtataataaaaatatggcaTAGATGGCAATATTCATGTGTTTCTGTTAATACAATATGGGGAGTTTCCCAACAGGGCTTgagactagtcctagactaacaTAAATGTTGAAGGTATCTTGAtctttatcttaaaatatatgagtgtgattgttttgtctcaagatgcacacagttatgtttttttttcaagattttttttttaaactacataaatatcctaatttaactaaggcctagtcctggtttaaaataatccttGTCTAGGAATTCGGTCCTTTAAGTAAATATATTGTTGTGATGTTTCTGCAGATATGTTTATACATCCAGAGAAGATCTTCAGCTCTGTGTCCTCTCATTCAAACACAAGCAGGAAGCCtcataacacaaaaacaacacagccAGAACACCGTAAAGCCAAAGATCATGAAAATACAGATGACATTTTATTCTTCTAGTGTCTCTTGTGTTTCAGATGGACAGTGATCACTGTTTTGCTAACATGATCTGAACAGACATGTGCTGCATCTCAATCCACACAGTATCCGTCAtgaataatatttgaaaatagtatttttcccaaatcgtagtatgttgaaaagaATATTCCAAAGATTCCCAGATGGTCTACTGCTTCCAATAGAAATTCGTATTGCAGAACGATGCACGctaatattacccacaactcactgCGAGTAGGCGGAGTTTAGTTACGCTCCACTTcattaataaatgatataacTGATGCGTCACTCaattaacaaatgtaagtaTAAACATTACCTTCAAAGAGCAGTGTTTTAATGTGTATGTCAGTTAATGGCCACAATGTTGTGTAGGTAACAACAGCCACTTCTGTttcctgttagtatgtcccagtgccTGAGTATTGTTTTTCTACacaattaaatgtatatattttccctcacaaaaacagtacacacttttattgaatattataaGTAGGTGAATTGGGAAGCAGCAATGTTATGACACACTgcataacatacattttacaagTAATGAAATTTGCACTGATTTAATCTCTGTTAAAGACATATTAGCAGAGTGATGAAGTTTATTACCTGTTatcttatattttgtaaatcatTACTGAAAGGACAGTCAGGAGTCAATGTGCAATTTATAATCTGTTTAGTGATTTATAATAGAACACTTTGTGTCTAATTGAATGATCATTCATGTAAATATCTCTAATGTTGGATATTTCTTGTGATTCATATTCAGGGTTATTTGTCTCCAGAAGCTTTACACTAGAAAGTCTTAATGTTCTTCTTATTGACTCTTGGTTGGAAAGGGATGTTATCAggacattcataaaaaaatgtgatattgATACTATACCATTCTAGTGAAATgtcaattcaaaatatatttgaaatgaatgttttgctCCTGTCAATTGGAAAATAATGTTTAAGgagcattttattaataataaagcgTGGTTCTCATATccagaaataaagcatttaagttTTTCATGATACTAGTGAAATATATCAATTCTTGTCTTAAACAGTATTTGACAAAATTCTGttaaaacatgtactgtatatttcatCTGCATCTGATGCTGTCTTAAAATGAACCTGTacattgtaaatatttcattgcaGATTCTGCTACTTTGTTCTTGTATGGAAAAAGTAAACTTGAACTTTGATctgcttgtttttttccttataaaactgtgtgtgtgtgtgtgtgatgtatcaTATGTTTGGtggctcctcctcctccacagGTAGCTGCAGGTGAAAGTCAAACTATTACAGCAGGAGCCATTTTACAGTAAAGCCTCattcaagaaaataaataataaacaagataaaaacacagtaaGTATAAATAGTCTAATGTTTATTCAGTAGATTCAATATTGTCTTGCTCTGAACATCACATTAAATGTATTGGTTGAAAAACTGTGTTGAACGTATTGCTTTACTTTTGGAATCAGGAAGTGTGTTTATAAactcaaaacattaaaagtgaTGTTTAAAGATCAAATGTGCAGCTCAGTGTTGTGGACGGACTGATCTGAGAGAAGTGTGTATTTCTGAGATGACACATAACACatcagtattttgtttaaaggtTTAACTCTTTATGTTCTGACACTGCGTGTTCATCATGAATCTCTCCACAGAGACAAAACGGTGagatttttgaaagattttaataaactaaaatacttttaattatacttgaaaaatgtttgtctaTAGTTAGATGTGTTTGCAATGGAAGGCTTAATTTTGGTCTGGTGTAAGAGTTTGTATTTAATACGTTTTTCACTTTAAATTGTTTCAGTTTgaagtttaaattattatttgcgattttataataatgaaaatgtatagaacgtttatacacatttaaaaagtatatttttgtgaattataTTTCACCATATTTTtcccatttatatattttttattattattaggtgaaataacttattaataaaaatgttttattgaaaaattcATAACACTGAACATGAAGTAAActctgtttaatgttgttttagtttGACTCGTGGAGAATCTCCTAAATCCAGTCgtgtgtctatgaagagtgatGAATCAATGGATATTCCACTTAACTTCAGTTCAGGAGACTGTGATGATACAGATGTGAGGTGAGAACAGTCTGATGGTT is from Triplophysa dalaica isolate WHDGS20190420 chromosome 3, ASM1584641v1, whole genome shotgun sequence and encodes:
- the LOC130415879 gene encoding NLR family CARD domain-containing protein 3-like; protein product: MKKHKSRLKEQFQRMNEGISAQGSSTLVNEIYTELYITEGGSEDINNEHEVRQIETASRRSETQETQIKCNDIFKVSPQQNKPIRSVLTKGVAGIGKTVSVQKFILDWTEEKTNQDLHLIFPLPFRELNLIKQKNISLMDLLHQFITDTKELRSTDFDDYKVVFIFDGLDECRLPLDFSKNPSLFDVRESASVDVLLTNLIKGNLLPSALIWITSRPAAANQIPPECVDLITDVRGFNDPQKDEYFRKRINDENLANRIITHMKSSRSLYIMCHIPVFCWISATVLQRMLSEAESQAQIPKTLTQMFTHFLMFQIKLKSQKYDGKCEVDLQQARKSLESLGKLAFQQLEKGNLIFYEEDLRECDIDVREASVYSGVCTQIFREDFGLNLGKVFSFVHLSIQEFLAALFKFLFSIQDKENKSSVSDLLKSEVDKTLQSENGHLDLYLRFLLGLSVESNQTILRDLMTQTGRSSDSKQDIVEYIKMKIRENLSPEKSINLFHCLNELNDHSLEQEVQTYVNRGDESSLTGVRLSPAQWSALVFVLLNSEEKLDEFNLRKYDPSDKCLLRLLPVIKASRTADLSDCNLTEKSCSSLASVLRSNSSSLTELNLSNNKLKDSGVKLLSDGLKNTNCKLKTLNLSGCSIGSEGCVALTSALRSNPSHLTQLDLSRNNPEDSGVKLLSDLLKDPHCQLQTLL